CCTATCACGGTGTAAACTTTGGTGGAATTTCAGTAGGCGGAATTTTGAATAACCGGCAACGTTTCGGACCATTGTTGCCCGAAGTAGATCACCTGCCGCATACCCATGATCTCAATAAAAACGCCTTTTCAAAGGGGCAGCCCGAAAATGGTGCCGAAAAGGCAGACCGCCTGCTTGACCTTATTGCGTTGCATGGTGCCCCCAATATTGCAGCGGTCATCGTTGAGCCGATGGCCGGGTCGACCGGTGTTTTAATCCCGCCAAGGGGTTATCTTGGGCGGCTACGTGAGATTTGTTCGCAACACGATATTCTCTTAATATTCGACGAAGTTATTACAGCTTTTGGGCGGCTTGGAGACAGCTGCGCGGCGTCCCGGTTTGACATACAGCCGGATATGATTACAACGGCCAAAGGCCTGACCAATGGTGCTGTGCCCATGGGAGCGGTGATGATAAGTGACCAGATTCATAATGCCCTTATGACCGGTCCGGAGAACATGATTGAACTGTTCCATGGCTATACCTATAGCGGCCATCCGTTGGCCTGTGCAGCCGGACTGGCCACTTTGGATGTCTATGCCGAGGAAGACTTGTTTAAACGGGCGAGAGAGATGGAGCCTTACCTGGAGCAAGCTGTTCACGGTCTATCCCATCATAATTGTGTCATTGATATTCGAAATTATGGGATGGTTGCAGCGATCGAGTTGGCACCGTTGGCAGAAAACCCAGGAGTACGGGCTTTCAGCGTTTTTCAGAAGGCTTTTGATGCAGGGCTTCTCGTCAGGACAACTGGAGATACAATTGCCCTGTCTCCGCCGCTGATCATAACAAAACAGCAAATTGATTTCGTTGTGAATACGCTGGATGGAATTCTGGCAACAATATGATTTAGGAAACAGAGAAATGAAGGAATTGGAATTTTTGGCCGATTATCTCGGCCAGGAAACAGGATTGCTCGTGCTTAATCCTGTGGATGACAGCGAACTTGCGGTTGTCCGCGACTGGACGGTCACAGAGGTGGAAGCCGCTGTGGAGAAGGCGGAAACGGCCTTTGGCGACTGGTCAAAACGTACCGCCAAGGAGCGGTCGGCGGTGCTCACACGCTGGTATAATTTGATAATGGAGCATCAGGAGATGCTGGCCCGGATCATCACGGCGGAGTGCGGCAAACCGCTGGCCGAAGCGTGGGGCGAAGTGGCTTACGGTGCCAGCTTTATCGAATGGTTCGCCGAGGAAGGTAAACGGCTTTATGGCGACATGATCCCGGCCCCGGGAGCGGACAAGCGGATCATGGTGCTCAAGCAGCCGATCGGTGTGGTGAGCGCCATCACGCCCTGGAACTTTCCCAATGCCATGATCACCCGCAAGGTGGCCCCTGCGCTGGCGGCGGGCTGTACCGCTATAGTAAAGCCGGCGGAAGCGACACCGCTGTCGGCGCTGGCGCTGCAAAAACTGGCGCTGGAAGCAGGCCTGCCGGAAGATTGCCTGCAGATTGTCACTACCACAAAACCGGCGGAGATTGGCCGGGTACTGACCACTCATCCGACCATCCGCAAGTTCAGCTTTACCGGCTCAACGGCAGTGGGCAAGCTGCTGGCACAGCAATGTGCGGGGACGGTCAAGAAGGTGTCGCTGGAGCTTGGCGGCAATGCGCCGTTTATCGTTTTTGACGATGCCGACCTGGAGGCGGCGATCAGGGGCGCCATGGCCAGCAAATACCGCAATGCCGGCCAGACCTGCGTCTGCGCCAACCGCTTCTATGTGCAGGACGGAATCCATGATACTTTTGTCGCCCGGCTGACCGAGGAAGTGGACAAGCTGAAAGTGGGCGATGGGGCCGAGGAGGGCATCACCGTCGGCCCGCTGATCAACCGGGCGGCTGTCGACAAGGTGGAAGGGCTGGTCGAGGCCTCTCTTGCCGCGGGAGCCACAGCGGCGACCGGCGGCGGACGTCATGACTTCGGCGAGAATTATTTTGAACCCACCGTGCTGACCAACCTGCAGCATGGCGAAGAGATCTCCCGGGCGGAAATCTTCGGCCCGGTGGCGCCGGTGTTCCGGTTCCAGGATGAGCAGGATGTGATCCGCATGGCCAATGACACGCCTTACGGGCTCGCAGCTTACTTTTATGCCCGCGACCTGGGCCGGGTATTCCGGGTCGCCGAAGCGCTGGAATACGGCATGGTCGGCATTAACGAAGGGATCATCTCCACCGAAGTGGCGCCGTTTGGCGGGGTCAAGGAAAGCGGTATCGGGCGGGAAGGCTCCCGCTATGGCATCGATGATTATGTGGAACTGAAATATTGCCTGATAGGAGGGCTTTAAGATGAATAATGCAGAACTCTGGGCGCGCCGGGAACAGGCGGTGGCCCGTGGTGTCGGGACCATGCACCAGCGCTTTGCGGCGCGGGCGGAAAATGCCGAACTGTGGGATGTGGAAGGCAAGCGCTATATCGACTTTGCCACCGGCATTGCCGTGAACAACACCGGGCACAGTGACCCGCGGATCATTGAAGCGGTGAAGGCGCAGCTCGACAATTTTTCCCACAGCTGTTTCCAGGTTAATCCCTATGAAAGTTACATCGCGCTGGCGGAAAAGCTCAATGGAGCCGCGCCGGGCGACACGCCCAAGAAATCCATCTTCCTCACCACCGGGGCGGAAGCGGTGGAAAATGCAGTCAAGATCGCAAGGGCCGCGACCGGACGCTCCGGCATCATCGCCTTTAAGGGCGGTTTCCACGGCCGCACCATGATGGGCATGGCGCTGACCGGCAAGGTGGCGCCCTACAAGGTCGGTTTCGGGCCATTCCCGTCCGATATCTATCATGTGCCTTACCCCATTGCCTATCACGGCATCACCGAACAGATGAGCCTGGAGGCGCTGGACGGCCTGTTCAAGGCAGATATCGATCCCAAGCGGGTGGCGGCGATCATCCTCGAGCCGGTACAGGGAGAGGGTGGCTTTTACGCCGCGAGCCCCGACTTCATGCAGGCGCTGCGCAAGCTGTGTGACGAGCACGGCATGCTGCTGATCTGTGACGAGATCCAGACCGGTTTTGCCCGGACCGGAAAACTATTCGCCACGGAATACAGCAATATCGAGCCGGACCTGATGACAGTGGCCAAGGCCATGGCCGGCGGCTTCCCGATCAGCGGCGTGGTCGGCAAGGCGGACATTATGGATGCGGCGGCCCCGGGCGGCCTCGGCGGCACCTATGGCGGCTCACCGCTCGGCTGTGTGGCCGGGCTCAAGGTGATGGAGATCATCGAACAGGATAACCTGTGCGGGCGCGCCGTTGAAATCGGCGAACTGTTCAAAAGCCGGTTGTTGCGGATGAAAGGCAACGGCACGGGCTCCATCGGCGAGGTGCGTAACCTCGGCGCCATGATTGCCATGGAGCTGGTGAAGGACGGCGATGCCGACCAACCCGATGCCGAGCTCACTGGCCGGATTGTCCGGGAAGCGGCAGAACAGGGCCTGACGTTGCTCAGCTGCGGGGTGCGCGGCAATGTGATCCGCTTCCTGCCCGCACTCACCGCCAGCGACGACATTCTCAACGAGGGACTGGATATCCTCGAAGAGGTGATGGCGATCAGTTAGCTCCTCACAACTGATTGCAGACCTGACTGGGACCCCTTCGGGGGTCCTTTTTTTCTAACTGAAGTAAATTGAATTAGGCAATAATAGTTTGTTGGAAGCGCATCAAGATATGGGAGGTTTGCATTCTTATCCATGTAGACATGTTGTTGCTTCGAAGGACTTTCCGTCGATTGTCACCTCTCCACGTTGGGACGACTGCTGGAAGGTGCCGGATTTTTTGACAACTATACCAGCATACATAAAAAAGTTTGTATGCTCCTCCGAAACGTGTTACGAAAAATAAAGAACGTAACACGATTTGGAGGACGTATGAACGACCAACCACAAGAAAGGCTGGCCCGGCTAGGGGTAAGCCTCCCATCTAGACTGCTGGATGAGCTTGATACAATGATCTCGGATCGGGGATTGACCAATCGCTCCCAACTGATTGCGGAGCTGGTGCGCCAAGCGGTAACCAAACATGCGGCGGTGGAGCCGGGGGCCGTGCTCGCTGGCACGATCACTATGATCTACCAGAACAACAAGGGACATATCCGAAATGCCCTTGCCCAGACCCAACAGTATTTCATTAAGGAAACCATCTCCTCCCAGCATGTCTTTCTAGAGGAGGACCATTCTCTCGAAGTGCTTCTGGTTCAGGGAACCATCGAAAGGCTCAATGACCTATGTGATCAGATGCGGGCGATCCGCGGGGTTAACCAGATAAATTTGGTGACCACACGTACCTTGCTGCCGCCCCTTCATGCACATGGGGATGAAGCAGGCGAAATCGAATTTAAAAAGAAAGAGGTAAAATAGATGAGCGGGTCAGAAACAGCAGATCCAGCGCTTGCCCGGGAACATGCCCGCCGTCAGGCAGGGACAAAGGTCGAGGCGATGCGGACGATCCCGTCCTCTGCAGCAGTAAATCTGCCGGATGGAGTGTCGGCAAAGGATGTTATCTGGGATGAGGTGATTGCCGCCGGTGGTTATGCCATTCACAGCCTGACACGCGGGGATCGCTTGCAGATTATAGATATCCATGGAGACGGCTGCGTTTCCCTGAATATGTTTAACGCCCAGCATCCTGCGGAACGGTTGAATGTGGCCGACAGCATCAAGGTTCAGTGGAAAGCCTATCTCGGGCAGGGGGACCTGATCCTGTCCGGACTGGGCCGGGTGCTGGCCAGTATTCTAAAGGATGACGGTTGCGGCATTGATCCCTTCAGCGGGGCGTCAAATCGGCATACTGTTCTGGATCATTATGGCGATAACAGTATCGATCATCCTAATGCGCGCGATCGTTTTCTGACGGCAGCGGCCAAATGCGGGCTCTCCCGCAAGGATGTACATGCCTGTCTGAATATCTTCAAGCCGGTGCGGATTGCCGAGACGGGCGAGACACTGGTGGAGGTGGGACCATTCGTGCCCGGCCGTGTCCTGGAATTGCGTGCGGAAATGAACCTGCTGGTGTTTCTCGCAAACTGTCCGCATGTCCTTGACGAGCGAAAGGCGTATAGCGTGTCGCCGGTCCGGGCGGTGGCCTGGAAGGGGGAAGAAACAGGATTTGATGATCCGATCCGCAACGCCAGTCCCGAAGCACTCCGGGCCTTTGAAAATGTCGAAGATTATTTCCACAGCGGTGAGCAGAGGGGAGAAGGATGATGTCTGATAAAGCACTCGACATATTGCCAGGGCAGGTCGTCCATGACGAAACCGTGGCTGCAAAAGCTCCTTGGGCGCATTCTCTTCTGAAGGGGCAGGCCCTGCGTATTGTGGATCTGGAAGGTAACCAGGCAGTCGATTTCCTGGCCTATAACCTGCACGATGACAGTGAACGATATAGCGCCCAGGATACAATTGCTGCCCAGCGCAATGTCTACCTGACTACCGGGTCGGTGCTGCTCTCCAACGAGGGGACGCCGATGATGACCGTCACCGGCGGGTCGGTGGATCGTCACGACACCATTGGCGGGGCCTGTTCCTGTGAATCCAATACCCTGCGCTATGGCCATCACACCCGGGCGCAACATGCCTGTGTGGAGAATTTTCTGATCGGTAATTCGCCCTTTGGCGGAGACAGCCGCGACTTGGTGCCTAATATAAACTGGTTCATGAACGTGCCAGTGGAAGCAGACGGTATGCTGGGTATTGTCGACGGCATTTCCGCGCCCGGCCTTTATGTGGATATCCGCGCTGAAATGGATATCAGAATCGTGGTGTCCAACTGTCCGCAAATTAACAATCCCTGCAACGGCTTTAACCCCACGCCGGTACGTATGATCATTTCAGGATAGGGTGGAGGGCGAGAGTGTTTTCCAAAGTATTGATTGCCAATCGCGGCGTTATCGCTTGCCGCATCATCCGGACCCTGAAAAAGATGGGGGTTCAATCAGTTGCCGTCTACACGGAGGCCGATGCGACCTCTGCCCATGTGCGCTATGCCGACGAAGCGATTTATATCGGCGGGCCGGAGGCGGCTAACGCCTATTTGGACGGAGATAAAATCATCGAGGCGGCAAAGGCTGGGGGGGCGGAAGCGATCCATCCGGGATATGGTTTCCTGAGTGAGAATGCCGGTTTCGCGGAGGCCTGTGCAGCGGCGGGTATCGAGTTTATCGGACCGACACCCGATACTATCCGGCTTTTCGGGCGCAAACATACTGCCCGTGAACTTGCCCAGGCGGCGGGTGCCCCGCTTATGCCGGGCAGCGGTCTGTTGGAAAATGCGGACCAAGCGGCTCAGGAAGCGGAAAACCTCGGCTATCCGGTAATGCTGAAGGCGACGGCCGGCGGAGGCGGGATCGGCATGCGTGTTTGCGAAGACCGGGATGACCTGCTGAGCGCCTTCGATACCGTTCAGCGCCAGGGTCAGGGATCTTTCGGGGATGGGGGTGTGTTTCTAGAACGTTACGTGCGGCACGCCCGCCATGTGGAGGTTCAGATCTTCGGCGACGGAGGGGGGAATGTGGTTGTGCTCGGGGACAGGGATTGTTCCCTTCAGCGCCGAAACCAGAAAGTGATTGAGGAAACACCCGCGCCAAACCTGCCGACACATATCCGCGACCTTCTCTGGCGAAGCGCCGGGGATATAGCTGCTGCTGCTTGCTATCGGTCGGCCGGGACCGTTGAGTTCCTGTATGACGTCGACAGAGAGACGGCCTATTTTCTGGAAGTGAATACTCGTTTGCAGGTGGAGCATGCGGTGACTGAGGAAGTGACCGGGGTTGACCTGGTTGACTGGATGGTGCGCGGTGCCTCGGGTGATTTCAGTGTTATGGAAAAAGACGTTCCGGCCAGAGGCGCAGCCATTCAGGCCAGGGTCTATGCAGAGGATCCCAGTAACGACTATATGCCCAGTGCTGGTCTTGTCACCGATATTAGCGGACCGAAGTCCACAAGGTTCGAAACTTATCTTGAGCCCGGAGTGAAGGTCAGTGCACATTATGATCCCATGCTTGGCAAGATTGTTGCATCTGGCCCGGATCGGGCGTCGGCACTTGAGGCATTGGAAACGGCTCTTACAGAAACGACAATCAGTGGACTGACAACAAACCTGGAATGGTTGAAAGAAGTGGTGTCTTTGTCCGAAGTTGTCGAAGGCAAAGCAACGACCCGCACGCTGGAAAAAGTCGCCTTTCAGCCGCAGGCAATGCGCATTCTTTCCGGCGGTCCGTCCACGACTGTGCAGGACGCGAAGGGACGCCTGGGATACTGGCATGTCGGCGTGCCACCCTCAGGCGCGATGGACTTTCTGTCATTGCGCCTGGCCAACAGACTGTTGGGCAATAGTGAGGACGCCGCAGGACTTGAGTTTACCGCCATGGGTCCGGCCATCAGGTTTGAGTGTGCCAGCTGGATATGCCTCGGGGGAGCGGATTTTGCGGCCGAACTGAATGGTAAGCTGATCAGGACCTATCAGGCCATAAAGGTAACTGCCGGGGATGAACTGGTCTGCGGCCGGGTTAATGGCGCCGGTTTGAGAGGATATCTGGCGGTGGCGGGCGGCATTGCCGTGCCGGAATTTATGGGAAGCCGGGCGACCTTTACACTGGGTGAGTTCGGCGGACATGCCGGGCGGGCGCTTGCGGCGGGGGACTTGCTCCCCATTAAGGCGTGTGACCGGCTGGAAAAAACTGACGAGTGTCGCTTCACGAACCTTCCTTCTCTCGAGAAGGAATGGATCATTCGAGTGACGCTCGGGCCACATTCAAGTCCCGATTTTTTCACCGATGAAGATGTGGATATGCTCTTGGCGGCCAACTGGAAGGTACATTTTAACTCCAGCAGGACTGGGGTACGACTGGTCGGCCCGAAACCGGACTGGGCGCGTAAGGATGGCGGCGAAGCCGGCCTTCATCCCTCCAATATTCACGACAATGCCTATGCCATCGGTGCGGTGGACTTTACGGGGGACATGCCAATCCTGTTGGGTCCCGACGGTCCGTCGCTGGGCGGTTTTGTCTGCCCCTTTGTCACGATCACCGCCGACCTGTGGAAACTGGGTCAGCTGGCGCCGGGGGACAGGGTGAGTTTCCAGCTTGTGGACGACCGTTCGGCGCGGGAAGCCCTGTTCAGTCAGGAAAATTGTATTTCCAATGGAAGCGAGACCGTCTGGTCGTCGGTTGCTGTCGCCGCGCAGGATCAGGACGCCATTCTTCATCGGCTGGAAGAAAGCGGGGAACGTCCCGCGGTAACCTATCGTCGCCAGGGGGATGCCAATCTGCTGGTGGAATATGGTCCCATCGTTCTCGATCTGGAGCTCAGAGCCAGGATCCATGCGCTGATGCTGGCGATTGAAGAGCGAATTGACGGACTGATCGAGGTCACGCCCGGGGTGCGCTCCCTGCAAATCCATTTTGATCCGCTGACGGTAAATCGGGAAACGCTAATTGACAAACTGGTCGAGATCGAGGAAACGCTGGGCGATCTCTCGGATTTTGAGGCGACGTCCCGGGTCGTACATTTGCCATTGTCCTGGGAAGATCCGCATGTGCAACAGACCATTGATAAATATATGCGGTCGGTCAGGGATGATGCGCCCTGGTGTCCGGATAACATCGAATTCATCCGTCGGGTGAACGGCCTGGAGAGCCGGGAAGATGTCTATCGCACGGTTTTTGATGCGGATTATCTGGTGATCGGACTTGGTGATGTCTATCTGGGGGCGCCGCTGGCAACCCCCATGGATCCCCGGCATCGTCTGGTGACCACAAAATATAATCCCGCCCGGACCTGGACGCCGCCGAATGTGGTGGGCATCGGCGGGGCCTATCTTTGTATTTACGGTATGGAAGGACCCGGCGGCTATCAGCTGTTCGGCCGCACCGTGCAGGTCTGGAACTCCTGGAGTGCAACGGGGTCTTTTGAAGCGGGGTGCCCGTGGCTGCTGCGCTTTTTCGATCGGATCAAATTCTATGAGGTCAGCGCAGAGGAGCTTGCGGAATGGCGGCGGGAATTTCCCCTCGGCAGGCGCGATGTGAAAATTGAGGAAGATGTCTTCCGTATGCAGGATTACCGGGCTTTCCTGGAGCGGGAAGCCGGGAGTATTGCGGAATTCCGTACCAGAAGAGAGGCGGCCTTCGCCCGGGAGCGGGATGACTGGGAAGCCGCGGGCGAATTTTCCAGGGTTGCGGAAATGGAGGAAGCGCTCGAGACGGAAGCTGCCCCGGCGGCCCTGGAGCTGCCGGAGAATGCCATGGCCATCGAAACGCCTCTGAGTGGTGTGGTCTGGAAAATCCATGTTGAAGAGGGGGTGCAGGTTACCAAGGGGCATGTTCTAGCCTCGGTGGAAGCTATGAAAATGGAACAGGCGATTGCGAGCCCTTGTAACGGCGTGGTTATCGGCATCTATGCAGCAGAAGGCAGTGAAGTTACTCTGGGGTCCACGATCCTGGCAGTAAAAGAGGAGGATTAGGCATCATGACAATATTTTCGGTAAACGACATTGCAGAGAGGGTAAGGTCAGGCGGGACAACCGCCGTTGAGATCGCAAGAGACGTTCTGGAGCGCTGCCGAAAATATGATGCCGTGCAAAAGCAGGTCTGGATCCTGAGGCTGGATGAAGAAAGCCTGTGTGCACAGGCGGCCCGGATTGACAGCCGGATCAAGGCTGGGGAAGTGCTTCCGCTTGCCGGTGTGCCCTTCGCCGTCAAGGATAATATCGATGTGGCCGGCCTGGAGACCACGGCAGCCTGTCCGGCCTTCGCTTATACACCGGAAGTCTCGGCCCCGGTTGTAGAACGACTGCAGGAGGCCGGCGCACTGCTGGTGGGCAAGACTAATCTGGACCAGTTTGCAACTGGCCTGGTGGGTGTGCGTTCGCCTTACGGAGCGGTTCAGAATGCTTTTAATCGGGAATATGTCAGTGGTGGATCAAGCTCTGGCTCGGCAGTGGCAGTGGCTGCCGGGCTAGTGGCGTTTGCGCTGGGCACCGATACGGCGGGGTCGGGAAGAGTACCTGCGGCATTCAATCACCTGATCGGCCTGAAACCGACAAAAGGGCGCTGGAGCACCCGTGGGGTGGTACCTGCCTGCCGGTCGCTGGATTGCGTCAGCGTATTTACTAACGATGTGCGGGATGCCGGTCTGGTGGATGACTGCCTCAACTGGTTTGACGAAAAAGACCCTTTTTCACGACCGGCTGCCGGTTCTCCCGGCACAGGAGCGGAGTTCAGCTTTGGTGTGGCGCGGGATGAACAGTTGCAGTGGTTTGGTGACCAAGCCTCCCGGCAGGCGTATGAAAAGGCAGTCGGGCATCTGGAGATGCTCGGCGGTAAGAAAGTGACGGTGGATATCTCTCCGCTCAGTGATTGTGCCGCTATGTTGTATCGTGGGCCCTGGGTAGCGGAACGTGCTGCGGCTGTCGGGGACCTGTTGAAGAATAATCCCGGCGCCATTCACCCGGCAGTCCGGGGCGCCATGCGTGATGGCCAGGGAGTGAACGGCGTCGATACTTTTAACGCTCTGTACCGTCTAAAGGAATTTGAGCGTATGGCCGGTAACATGTGGAAGGGTATGGATATTCTGGTGCTGCCGACAACGCCGACCATCTATCGTATTTCGGAACTGCTTGCCGAACCGGAAGTCCTGAACGCCAATCTGGGGTTATATACAAACTTTGTAAACCTGCTGGATATGTCGGCGATCGCTCTGCCCAGTGGCCAGCGTGAAAACGGCACGGGCACCGGGATTTCCCTCATCGGTCCGGCTCATATGGACAGAGGATTGCTGGAAATTGCTGCTCGTTTCGAAACGCAGTTTGGTGACATGACGCGTCCCCCGCTTGATCTTGAATCATCCGGGGATACTGTGGTTCAACTGGCCGTTTGTGGTGCTCACCTGCATGGAATGCCGCTGAACTGGCAATTGGCTTCCCGACAGGCAAAGCTGGTGTCAAGGACCCGGACTGCCCCGGTCTATAAAATGTACGCGATGGAGGTCTCACCCCCGAAACCGGCACTGATTCATACCGGCGCGGAGGGCACTTCCATTGAAGTGGAGATTTATGAACTTTCCACTGAGGATTTCGGAAGCTTTGTGGAGGAAGTGCCGCCACCGCTTGCGATCGGTAGCGTTGATCTTGAAGGCGGTGATACCGTTAAAGGCTTTGTTGCGGAACCACGCGCCTGCGATGGCGCCATGGATATCAGCCGGTTCGGGGGTTGGCGGCGTTATATGGCGACGCAGAACGCCTGAAACCATATCAGAAAATTCCACAGGAATATCTCTTTCACTGTGATTGACCGATACATAGACGAATTATTGGCCAGGCGTGATGTTGACGTTAGGTATGAAACTGTTCGATAAGTTCGGAGCAGAATATACGTGATGCACCAAGAAGAGGCAGCCTCTCTTTTTGGTGGCTACGGCTGCCTACTCCGGCTTTCTATTTGAAAAGTTTCTACCCGAGAAATATGTGAAAAATTTTACAGAAACCATTGGTCATTGCTT
The Emcibacter nanhaiensis genome window above contains:
- a CDS encoding NAD-dependent succinate-semialdehyde dehydrogenase; the protein is MKELEFLADYLGQETGLLVLNPVDDSELAVVRDWTVTEVEAAVEKAETAFGDWSKRTAKERSAVLTRWYNLIMEHQEMLARIITAECGKPLAEAWGEVAYGASFIEWFAEEGKRLYGDMIPAPGADKRIMVLKQPIGVVSAITPWNFPNAMITRKVAPALAAGCTAIVKPAEATPLSALALQKLALEAGLPEDCLQIVTTTKPAEIGRVLTTHPTIRKFSFTGSTAVGKLLAQQCAGTVKKVSLELGGNAPFIVFDDADLEAAIRGAMASKYRNAGQTCVCANRFYVQDGIHDTFVARLTEEVDKLKVGDGAEEGITVGPLINRAAVDKVEGLVEASLAAGATAATGGGRHDFGENYFEPTVLTNLQHGEEISRAEIFGPVAPVFRFQDEQDVIRMANDTPYGLAAYFYARDLGRVFRVAEALEYGMVGINEGIISTEVAPFGGVKESGIGREGSRYGIDDYVELKYCLIGGL
- the atzF gene encoding allophanate hydrolase yields the protein MTIFSVNDIAERVRSGGTTAVEIARDVLERCRKYDAVQKQVWILRLDEESLCAQAARIDSRIKAGEVLPLAGVPFAVKDNIDVAGLETTAACPAFAYTPEVSAPVVERLQEAGALLVGKTNLDQFATGLVGVRSPYGAVQNAFNREYVSGGSSSGSAVAVAAGLVAFALGTDTAGSGRVPAAFNHLIGLKPTKGRWSTRGVVPACRSLDCVSVFTNDVRDAGLVDDCLNWFDEKDPFSRPAAGSPGTGAEFSFGVARDEQLQWFGDQASRQAYEKAVGHLEMLGGKKVTVDISPLSDCAAMLYRGPWVAERAAAVGDLLKNNPGAIHPAVRGAMRDGQGVNGVDTFNALYRLKEFERMAGNMWKGMDILVLPTTPTIYRISELLAEPEVLNANLGLYTNFVNLLDMSAIALPSGQRENGTGTGISLIGPAHMDRGLLEIAARFETQFGDMTRPPLDLESSGDTVVQLAVCGAHLHGMPLNWQLASRQAKLVSRTRTAPVYKMYAMEVSPPKPALIHTGAEGTSIEVEIYELSTEDFGSFVEEVPPPLAIGSVDLEGGDTVKGFVAEPRACDGAMDISRFGGWRRYMATQNA
- a CDS encoding CopG family ribbon-helix-helix protein — protein: MNDQPQERLARLGVSLPSRLLDELDTMISDRGLTNRSQLIAELVRQAVTKHAAVEPGAVLAGTITMIYQNNKGHIRNALAQTQQYFIKETISSQHVFLEEDHSLEVLLVQGTIERLNDLCDQMRAIRGVNQINLVTTRTLLPPLHAHGDEAGEIEFKKKEVK
- a CDS encoding urea amidolyase associated protein UAAP1, with amino-acid sequence MSGSETADPALAREHARRQAGTKVEAMRTIPSSAAVNLPDGVSAKDVIWDEVIAAGGYAIHSLTRGDRLQIIDIHGDGCVSLNMFNAQHPAERLNVADSIKVQWKAYLGQGDLILSGLGRVLASILKDDGCGIDPFSGASNRHTVLDHYGDNSIDHPNARDRFLTAAAKCGLSRKDVHACLNIFKPVRIAETGETLVEVGPFVPGRVLELRAEMNLLVFLANCPHVLDERKAYSVSPVRAVAWKGEETGFDDPIRNASPEALRAFENVEDYFHSGEQRGEG
- the gabT gene encoding 4-aminobutyrate--2-oxoglutarate transaminase, with protein sequence MNNAELWARREQAVARGVGTMHQRFAARAENAELWDVEGKRYIDFATGIAVNNTGHSDPRIIEAVKAQLDNFSHSCFQVNPYESYIALAEKLNGAAPGDTPKKSIFLTTGAEAVENAVKIARAATGRSGIIAFKGGFHGRTMMGMALTGKVAPYKVGFGPFPSDIYHVPYPIAYHGITEQMSLEALDGLFKADIDPKRVAAIILEPVQGEGGFYAASPDFMQALRKLCDEHGMLLICDEIQTGFARTGKLFATEYSNIEPDLMTVAKAMAGGFPISGVVGKADIMDAAAPGGLGGTYGGSPLGCVAGLKVMEIIEQDNLCGRAVEIGELFKSRLLRMKGNGTGSIGEVRNLGAMIAMELVKDGDADQPDAELTGRIVREAAEQGLTLLSCGVRGNVIRFLPALTASDDILNEGLDILEEVMAIS
- a CDS encoding urea amidolyase associated protein UAAP2 translates to MMSDKALDILPGQVVHDETVAAKAPWAHSLLKGQALRIVDLEGNQAVDFLAYNLHDDSERYSAQDTIAAQRNVYLTTGSVLLSNEGTPMMTVTGGSVDRHDTIGGACSCESNTLRYGHHTRAQHACVENFLIGNSPFGGDSRDLVPNINWFMNVPVEADGMLGIVDGISAPGLYVDIRAEMDIRIVVSNCPQINNPCNGFNPTPVRMIISG
- a CDS encoding aspartate aminotransferase family protein, whose product is MPFTANRAFRESPRMLSTAEGMYYKNVDGHKILDGCSGLWCVNAGHGNAKITEAIKKQLDQLSYAPAFQIGYGIAFDFADRLAELFPGDLNHVFFTNSGSESVDTALKIARAYHRAAGNPEKVKLIGRERAYHGVNFGGISVGGILNNRQRFGPLLPEVDHLPHTHDLNKNAFSKGQPENGAEKADRLLDLIALHGAPNIAAVIVEPMAGSTGVLIPPRGYLGRLREICSQHDILLIFDEVITAFGRLGDSCAASRFDIQPDMITTAKGLTNGAVPMGAVMISDQIHNALMTGPENMIELFHGYTYSGHPLACAAGLATLDVYAEEDLFKRAREMEPYLEQAVHGLSHHNCVIDIRNYGMVAAIELAPLAENPGVRAFSVFQKAFDAGLLVRTTGDTIALSPPLIITKQQIDFVVNTLDGILATI
- the uca gene encoding urea carboxylase, producing MFSKVLIANRGVIACRIIRTLKKMGVQSVAVYTEADATSAHVRYADEAIYIGGPEAANAYLDGDKIIEAAKAGGAEAIHPGYGFLSENAGFAEACAAAGIEFIGPTPDTIRLFGRKHTARELAQAAGAPLMPGSGLLENADQAAQEAENLGYPVMLKATAGGGGIGMRVCEDRDDLLSAFDTVQRQGQGSFGDGGVFLERYVRHARHVEVQIFGDGGGNVVVLGDRDCSLQRRNQKVIEETPAPNLPTHIRDLLWRSAGDIAAAACYRSAGTVEFLYDVDRETAYFLEVNTRLQVEHAVTEEVTGVDLVDWMVRGASGDFSVMEKDVPARGAAIQARVYAEDPSNDYMPSAGLVTDISGPKSTRFETYLEPGVKVSAHYDPMLGKIVASGPDRASALEALETALTETTISGLTTNLEWLKEVVSLSEVVEGKATTRTLEKVAFQPQAMRILSGGPSTTVQDAKGRLGYWHVGVPPSGAMDFLSLRLANRLLGNSEDAAGLEFTAMGPAIRFECASWICLGGADFAAELNGKLIRTYQAIKVTAGDELVCGRVNGAGLRGYLAVAGGIAVPEFMGSRATFTLGEFGGHAGRALAAGDLLPIKACDRLEKTDECRFTNLPSLEKEWIIRVTLGPHSSPDFFTDEDVDMLLAANWKVHFNSSRTGVRLVGPKPDWARKDGGEAGLHPSNIHDNAYAIGAVDFTGDMPILLGPDGPSLGGFVCPFVTITADLWKLGQLAPGDRVSFQLVDDRSAREALFSQENCISNGSETVWSSVAVAAQDQDAILHRLEESGERPAVTYRRQGDANLLVEYGPIVLDLELRARIHALMLAIEERIDGLIEVTPGVRSLQIHFDPLTVNRETLIDKLVEIEETLGDLSDFEATSRVVHLPLSWEDPHVQQTIDKYMRSVRDDAPWCPDNIEFIRRVNGLESREDVYRTVFDADYLVIGLGDVYLGAPLATPMDPRHRLVTTKYNPARTWTPPNVVGIGGAYLCIYGMEGPGGYQLFGRTVQVWNSWSATGSFEAGCPWLLRFFDRIKFYEVSAEELAEWRREFPLGRRDVKIEEDVFRMQDYRAFLEREAGSIAEFRTRREAAFARERDDWEAAGEFSRVAEMEEALETEAAPAALELPENAMAIETPLSGVVWKIHVEEGVQVTKGHVLASVEAMKMEQAIASPCNGVVIGIYAAEGSEVTLGSTILAVKEED